ACATTAAATCGCATACAGGTGCAGCAAAGACTCATGAATGCCTGAAGTGTGGCAAGAAAGTAATGTCTGCAGAAGCTCTCAGAAAACATGAAATGATGCACAAAAATGAAAGGCCATTACAGTGTGGAGTTTGTGAGAAAAGATTCATTGATAGGTCTAATCTCATTCATCATGTGCAGACACATACATCTGAAAAAAGTTTTGAATGCTCACAGTGTGAAAAAAAATTCTTCACAAAACATCTTTTAAAGCGTCATGAAGAATCACATGCAGGTGTGAAGAATTTCCAGTGTTTACAGTGTGAAAAAAAGTTTTTAACTAAAAGTAAGCTAGCCAACCACAAGAAAGTTCACACAGGTGAAAAGAAATTTGTTTGTGCACACTGTGACAAAACATTTCGAACTAAGAGCAACTTAACTATGCATATAAAAATCCACACAGGAGACAAACAGTTCAAATGTTCATACTGTGATAAAGAATTTATAAGGAAGGCTGATATGgaaagacacataaatatccacaCAGGTGAGACACCATTTAGTTGCCAGTACTGCAATAAGAAGTTCAGTTGCAGATCAAACTGTAAAGAGCATGAGAATAATCACACCAGAAATAAACCCTATGGATGTTCAATGTGCAGCATGAAGTTTGCCCTGAAGTACGAATTACACAAACACGAAGAGTCTCATATAGTGAAAGGAAAGTCGGATCTGGGAGAGGACTTTGCTAATTTATCAAAATCTAGAAAACATGAGAATGATAAGtcaagggcgaagggagagagtgtCATGGCCTCTCACCAGGTATTAGGATTTCACATCAAGGATAGTAACCTTGGTGCACAGGCTAAAAACCTTACTATACCAGATGATGCTTTTGTGCAAAATGAATTTGGTGCACAGGACAGTAATCATGATGTACAAGACAACAATCTTGATGTTCAAAGTACCTCCCTTGACACACAGGAAGTTAGTCAAAGTGTTCAAGATAATGACCTTGGTTTGCAGGAAAATAATTGTGTTGTACAAGGTGACTTGCAGAATAATAACTCAAATGTACCTACAGAGACTTGCACAGACAAAGTACAGTTTGGATGTTCACAGTGTGAAAAGAAGTTCAAGTCTAAAGGAAGTTTAAGAAGacatgaaaaaggaaaacatgaagCTGAATGGATCCTCAGAAATCATGTAAAAATTGACCATCATGTAAAACCATTGAAGTGTCCTCACTGTGATATGGAGTTCCTTGAGGAATCTCAGCTAAATAAACATGTTGTAAGTCATTCAGGTGAGGAAAAGCAAGAGCCAAAGGTAAAATCCCCAATTTCTGTTGGTTCATCAGAAGGCCAGAGGGAAACTATGAGTGAATATGTGGCAGGGAAGTTACCTTCAAAAGTATTACTAAATGAGGAGAGGCTATTGCCTTCCCAACAACTACAAGATGGGTCTCCCACAAAGGATGCTTGTGCAAAGATACAATCAGATGATAAACGATTTGGGTGTTTGTACTGTAATAGAAGATTTACATTTAAATGTCACTTAAAAGATCATGTGGAAAGTATGCATTCTAACAATGAGAAATATCATTGTTCTCAGTGTGATAAGAAATTCAAGGTAAGGAAAACCTTTTTAAAACATAAAAGGAGCCATAATAAACCTTACAAGTGTTCACTATGTGAGTTAAAGTTTTCTTACCCATGGATTTTGAAAAAGCATGAGAGAGTTCACAAAAATATACAGTACCATGCTTGTATGCATTGTGATCAAAAGTTCAGGCTCTTGTCAAATCTTAATAAGCATTTAGGAACTAATGCTGGGGAAAAACACTTCTGGTGTTACTCTTGTGATAAAAAATTTGAAGCTAAGTGTGTTTTAAAAAAACATATGGAAATgcacaaagatgaaaaaatgaagagCTGTCCATACTGCGATATGAAATTCCTTGGGACAGCTGAGCTCAAATATCACTTGTTAATTCATAAAACTCAGGAAGGCTTCGAGGGTGAAGAAAAATTTTCTAGTTTAGCTGCTTTGGGGAATGATCAAGATAAAGAGCAGAACAAAGAGGGGATTGACCCAATACTTTCAGGGGAAAGATCCCCAATAGACTCACAGGAGGATAAAAAGTTATCACCCTCCAAGCTGGTGGAAGATGCAAGTCAAGCTCCAAATGGTCCCTCTAGCAAGAATGTTGGAAAGATGCTTTCAAATCAAAAGCCATTTGGATGTCCAATTTGTAAGAAAAGATTAAGCTCGGTGGATACCTTACAGAGGCATAAGAGGAGAAAACATGATTTGCATAAACCTTTCCAGTGTTCACAGTGTGATTGGAAATTCACATATGCTTATGAACTGAGATCCCATGAGGGTACTCATATACAAGAGAGAAGTAGAGTTGCTTGTTTGTACTGTAATCAGAAATTCCTCCATGATTTCAATCTTAAGCGTCACATAAAAATCAGTACTAAAGAAAATCCATTCAAGTGCCCCAAGTGTGTTGAAACTTTTGAAGTACAATGCTTGCTTAGAGAACACATACAAACTCATAAAGGTGAAAAAACCTTTAAATGTACACACTGTGATATGAGATTCTTTAATAAGTCCAGGCTGATCCTACACAGCAAAGTGCATGAAGGCAAAAAATTTTTAACAAGTAAGGAGGAATGTTTCAGTGAGAGTGGTTATTCTCCCAAGAACTTACTCTCCGAAACATTCTCAGATGAAAGCCCATTTTGGTGTTCACACTGTGAAGAAAAATTCATAACAGAGACGGACTTGATACAGCATGGGAAAATACATGTTAGTGACATGCACCAGTGCTCTCAGTGTAATATGAAGTTCACCACAATATGGGAACTGAAACAACATGAGAAAATTCATTTACATCAAAGTAATTTAACATGTTCACATTGTGATAAAAAGTTTTTAGATAAGACTGACCTCTTCAGACACACAAAAGCAAATGCTTATGGGAAGCAATTCAAATGTTCTTACTGTGATGAAAATTTTAATGCAAAATGTATTCTGAAGAAGCATGCAAAAATTCACAAGGGCGACAAACCATTCTATTGTTCACTCTGCGACATGAACTTTATTTGGAGATCTCAGCTTGATCATCACCTTACAACCCATAACAATAAAGAAACTAAGAAATGGGAAGATAAGCTGACCACTTTGCCCTTTTTAAGGAAATGTCTAAAGAAAGTGCCAAACAAAAAGACCCAAAAGCAGATAATGACTCCAAGCCCTTTGCATAATGATATTCCCACGGCAGAATCCCAAGAACAGAAATCTGCAAAGGTCCAGCCGGATCCAGAAGGAAGTCCCATCAAGGAACACGGCACTAATGAAAATTTTCCAGCGACAGCCCAATTCAACGTAGATGAATGTCCCCTAGAGGAAAATGCTTCCattggaaaaaaatcaataaaagaggTTCTGGAATCCTCTAGTAATGAGGAGAAAAGTCATAAGGAAGATTGTCCTGCACCAACAGTGCTAAGAAGAGCCCATGTAGAAGGAAGTGAACTAGAGGAATTATCCCCTGTAAAGCAAGTTCAGGAAGATTCTAGCTCTAAGGAGACCAGTACTGAAGAAGATCTTCCCATACCAGCTGAGCTAAGATCCCTTGCAGGAGGTCAGCCAAAGGGAAAGTCCCCTGTAAATGAAGTTCAGGAAGATTCTAGCACTGAGGAGACAGATTGTGAAGCAGATCTCCCTGCACTAACAGAACAAAAAATATCTTATATAGAAGAAAGTGAGCCAGAAGAAAAATCCCCTGTAAAACATGTTCAGGAAGATTCTAGCTCTGAGGAGACAGATAGTGAGGCGGATCTTCCTGCACTAACAGAACAAAAAATATCTTATATAGAAGTAAGTGAGCCAGTAGAAAAATCCCATGTAAATCAGCACCAAGAAGATTCTAGCTCTGAGGAGACTAGTATTTTGGAAGATCTTCCAGCACCAGCAGAACTCGCAGAGGGAGGTGAACCAAAGGAAAGTTCTGTAAAACAGATTCCAGAAGATTCTAGCTCTGAGGAGACCAGTACTGAGGAAGATCTTCCAGCACCAACAGAGCAAAAAAGATCCCTCGTAGGGAGTCACCTAAAGGAAAAATCCCCTAGAAAGGAGTTTCAAAAGACTGATAGTTTGGATATTTCCCCTATACCAGAAGAACTAAGATTCAACATAGTAAGAAGTCAAGTAGAGGGAAACATTACAGATATGAGAGAGTCTCCCATAAAGGTGGTTCAGTCACAGGAACACCTCTCTATTACAAGAGAAACCAAAGAAGACTGGAGGATTTTAATCTCTATCTTGATTGAAAATTTAGAATGGTCCCTGAAGCACTGGTAggcaaaaggaaaatagagaagccAGTTATTAGATGTTAAAATCTATAGATTatatatgatgaaataaatagaatatcctttattacaaatatgaaaaaagtgtAATAATAAAGTGCTATATAAAGTTTGGTCTTTTTTGTTCAAGAGTTCAAACCATATTTTCTTGCATTCATGCTTAAAATCATTTAACCTTCTTGACCTTTTGATTGGTAAATTAAACAATCACAACTATAAAGTCATTGAAAAAATGGGAGTTTGCCTCTTTGCGTGTTGAAAGAGGAAAGTAAAGttgcaggaaagaaagagaaaaaaaaattagactgGGAAGAGACGGGTGTGGTTAATAGTCTTAAGGTTTTGGGCAACCTTAAATAGGCAAAGCTCTGGCAATAAAGCTCTTTTAAGTGGCGAGCAAGATACCCTCACCAGATAGGCTTATCTTCTGAGGCAATGGTACCCCTTCCTAAAGCTCACTCATAAGCATTATTTACGTCAAAGGAATCGTGATGGTGGCTTGGGTACTGATAACAGATGCCTTGTATCAAAGACTTAGAACCAGAAGGATATGCAGTGCGAATAGGATGAGTGCCACATAACTGATAAAGATATTAGTCCCTGGAAGATGTGCCAAGTGAAGGAAGTAAGATATAAATTATATGCAGATTGTAACCTGGTAAATGGCTAGTGATGTATTAGTGAtgctagaaagatagagaaaaatacacaaatatttttatttaaagcTCAATAACAAAagatcaaaagagaaaaataaaagctaaTAAATCAAAAAAGGCAACACAAGATGGCCGGCAACTGAACAGAAGGAAACTATTGAATAAATTGAAATGTATCTGTCATCGtctatattattaacaattattataatttgtcAATGTGTGATGTATCTGCCGACATGCATATACCTGCATActtgcgtatacacacacacatgcgcacgcacacacgcacacacacacacacacacacacatgcacatgcgcacgcacacacacacacacacacacacacacacacacacacaca
The nucleotide sequence above comes from Penaeus vannamei isolate JL-2024 chromosome 6, ASM4276789v1, whole genome shotgun sequence. Encoded proteins:
- the LOC113809713 gene encoding zinc finger protein 721, which produces MDSTKNFKCSYCKKVLSSKRNLEQHERIHTGEKPYQCSFCDKSFSVKSNLGVHIKSHTGAAKTHECLKCGKKVMSAEALRKHEMMHKNERPLQCGVCEKRFIDRSNLIHHVQTHTSEKSFECSQCEKKFFTKHLLKRHEESHAGVKNFQCLQCEKKFLTKSKLANHKKVHTGEKKFVCAHCDKTFRTKSNLTMHIKIHTGDKQFKCSYCDKEFIRKADMERHINIHTGETPFSCQYCNKKFSCRSNCKEHENNHTRNKPYGCSMCSMKFALKYELHKHEESHIVKGKSDLGEDFANLSKSRKHENDKSRAKGESVMASHQVLGFHIKDSNLGAQAKNLTIPDDAFVQNEFGAQDSNHDVQDNNLDVQSTSLDTQEVSQSVQDNDLGLQENNCVVQGDLQNNNSNVPTETCTDKVQFGCSQCEKKFKSKGSLRRHEKGKHEAEWILRNHVKIDHHVKPLKCPHCDMEFLEESQLNKHVVSHSGEEKQEPKVKSPISVGSSEGQRETMSEYVAGKLPSKVLLNEERLLPSQQLQDGSPTKDACAKIQSDDKRFGCLYCNRRFTFKCHLKDHVESMHSNNEKYHCSQCDKKFKVRKTFLKHKRSHNKPYKCSLCELKFSYPWILKKHERVHKNIQYHACMHCDQKFRLLSNLNKHLGTNAGEKHFWCYSCDKKFEAKCVLKKHMEMHKDEKMKSCPYCDMKFLGTAELKYHLLIHKTQEGFEGEEKFSSLAALGNDQDKEQNKEGIDPILSGERSPIDSQEDKKLSPSKLVEDASQAPNGPSSKNVGKMLSNQKPFGCPICKKRLSSVDTLQRHKRRKHDLHKPFQCSQCDWKFTYAYELRSHEGTHIQERSRVACLYCNQKFLHDFNLKRHIKISTKENPFKCPKCVETFEVQCLLREHIQTHKGEKTFKCTHCDMRFFNKSRLILHSKVHEGKKFLTSKEECFSESGYSPKNLLSETFSDESPFWCSHCEEKFITETDLIQHGKIHVSDMHQCSQCNMKFTTIWELKQHEKIHLHQSNLTCSHCDKKFLDKTDLFRHTKANAYGKQFKCSYCDENFNAKCILKKHAKIHKGDKPFYCSLCDMNFIWRSQLDHHLTTHNNKETKKWEDKLTTLPFLRKCLKKVPNKKTQKQIMTPSPLHNDIPTAESQEQKSAKVQPDPEGSPIKEHGTNENFPATAQFNVDECPLEENASIGKKSIKEVLESSSNEEKSHKEDCPAPTVLRRAHVEGSELEELSPVKQVQEDSSSKETSTEEDLPIPAELRSLAGGQPKGKSPVNEVQEDSSTEETDCEADLPALTEQKISYIEESEPEEKSPVKHVQEDSSSEETDSEADLPALTEQKISYIEVSEPVEKSHVNQHQEDSSSEETSILEDLPAPAELAEGGEPKESSVKQIPEDSSSEETSTEEDLPAPTEQKRSLVGSHLKEKSPRKEFQKTDSLDISPIPEELRFNIVRSQVEGNITDMRESPIKVVQSQEHLSITRETKEDWRILISILIENLEWSLKHW